A portion of the Salminus brasiliensis chromosome 9, fSalBra1.hap2, whole genome shotgun sequence genome contains these proteins:
- the LOC140561988 gene encoding Fc receptor-like protein 5 isoform X3 codes for MEFSPLSVILLLISLFGAERAEAQNYPYLSVQPHGPQIFSGETVTLTCVLPGQIVTDWRYHWYSNNIHLNSSDKHDYIIPNIKTHQSSTYRCCWYYKYAEGHYGCSADVILTVIERPRASLILALTGQIFSGETVTLTCDIKALTDTQWRYSWYKDDGENPVYSSDWEKQSVSVRESDSGKYTCKGQRRSDSQRSEISDAVTLTVSALPRATLTVEPDSTVFTGESVTLKCEIDTLDGWTYQWKKQNNLHGWSAVSQSVSHTVNSNTVTISGDAVVNRDQYWCRGERHDRPNSSQYSNSVTLSVTALPRATLTVEPDSTVFTGESVTLKCEIQSYSNWRYQWYKGSRRTAVSQSQLNFFTFISSAADQGQYWCRGERAGRPTSSQESNRVYLSVKETPKPELTSSFKGAALIGNPVTLYCELDQSAGWRFYWSKHSQTPESETTTGTHSYTIRSVSVSDGGQYWCRAGRGNPVYYTQYSDALWVNVTGNPKATVSIKPDNQVFRGETVTLRCDIQGSGDTQWTYSWNKNDHPVYPHITTQEISISFIVESDSGKYTCRGERRSDSQRSEISDAVTLTVSAEAQAVLSVSPQSWLTEGDSVTLSCEVRGSSIGWTFSWYRAVPYRQGLTQIKDSRGYFIHCVELISDSSRGSGTNYTLSPAALHHTGVYMCRAERGDPAYHTQSSNPHPLWITGLSPPASLTISPSRSQHFYLDSLSLSCKGQSNSTGWKVRRYTQSVSDCSPSWGSVTGSTCNISFLSTSHTGVYWCESESGGSSSPVNITVHSGAVILDNPVHPVTEGDPLTLRCLYRHTKPSDLTADFYKDGSFLQNQTTGEMTIHTVSKSDEGLYHCKLPEGGESPQSWVSVRGSAADSSLSLVGVCVGVSLTLLFIIVLILLWFYKSNKGNQQNNNQTQPEQSQRGSGAEVSQCGYTPLEAGSAHIYDAVEQANEAADTPSDVTYSEIIISKKKAKNRGKEISAQSSQMDTIYSILQSDKATDSAAGSSDVTYAEIELKKKKKPKEKKEKVSVNADTVYSEVQQNTDRGHVSGLGESAYFIN; via the exons ATGGAGTTCAGTCCACTCTCTGTAATCCTCT TGCTGATTTCACTCTTTGGAGCTGAGCGTGCTGAAG CGCAGAATTATCCATATTTGAGTGTGCAGCCTCATGGACCACAGATATTCAGTGGAGAGACCGTTACACTCACATGTGTCTTACCAGGACAGATAGTAACTGACTGGAGATACCACTGGTACAGCAACAACATTCATCTTAACTCCTCTGATAAACACGATTACATCATACCAAACATCAAAACACATCAGAGCTCAACCTACAGATGTTGCTGGTATTATAAATATGCAGAAGGACACTATGGATGTTCTGCTGATGTGATTCTCACAGTGATAG AGAGACCAAGAGCTTCACTGATTCTGGCTCTTACTGGACAGATATTTAGTGGAGAGACAGTAACTCTCACATGTGACATAAAAGCACTCACAGACACTCAGTGGAGATACAGCTGGTATAAAGATGATGGAGAGAATCCAGTTTATTCCTCTGATTGGGAAAAGCAATCAGTCAGTGTTAGAGAGTCTGACAGTGGTAAATACACCTGCAAAGGACAGAGGAGGAGTGACTCTCAGAGATCAGAGATCAGTGATGCTGTTACACTGACTGTATCTG CTTTACCCAGAGCTACGCTGACTGTAGAACCAGACAgtactgtgttcactggagagTCAGTCACTCTGAAGTGTGAGATTGACACTCTTGATGGATGGACATATCAGTGGAAGAAGCAGAATAATCTGCATGGATGGTCTGCAGTGTCTCAGTCTGTGTCTCACACTGTAAACAGCAACACTGTCACCATCAGTGGAGATGCTGTGGTTAATAGAGATCAGTATTGGTGTAGAGGAGAACGACACGACCGACCAAATTCGTCACAGTACAGTAACTCTGTTACACTCTCTGTTACAG CTTTACCCAGAGCTACACTGACTGTAGAGCCAGACAgtactgtgttcactggagagTCAGTCACTCTGAAGTGTGAGATACAATCTTACAGTAACTGGAGATATCAGTGGTATAAAGGCAGCAGGAGAACTGCAGTCTCCCAGTCTCAGCTAAACTTCTTCACCTTCATCAGTTCAGCAGCAGATCAGGGTCAATACTGgtgtagaggagagagagctggCAGACCCACATCATCTCAGGAGAGTAACAGAGTGTATCTCTCTGTTAAAG aaacacctaaacctgaactcacatccagctttaaaggagCTGCACTGATAGGAAACCCGGTGACTCTGTACTGTGAACTGGACCAGTCCGCTGGATGGAGGTTTTACTGGTCCAAACACTCACAGACCCCTGAAAGTGAGACCACCACTGGAACACACTCCTACACCATCAGATCAGTTAGCGTCTCTGATGGAGGTCAGTACTGGTGCAGAGCTGGGAGAGGAAACCCAGTCTACTACACTCAGTACAGTGATGCACTCTGGGTAAATGTTACTG GGAATCCTAAAGCTACTGTGTCCATAAAGCCTGATAATCAGGTGTTCAGAGGAGAGACTGTCACTCTCAGATGTGATATTCAGGGAAGTGGAGACACTCAGTGGACGTATAGCTGGAATAAGAATGATCACCCAGTTTACCCACACATAACAACACAGGAGATCAGTATCAGCTTTATTGTAGAGTCTGACAGTGGTAAATACACCtgcagaggagagaggaggagtgaCTCTCAGAGATCAGAGATCAGTGATGCTGTTACACTGACTGTATCTG CTGAAGCCCAGGCAGTGCTGAGTGTGTCTCCACAGAGCTGGCTGACTGAAGGAGACTCAGTGACTCTAAGCTGTGAGGTCAGAGGCTCCTCAATAGGCTGGACATTTAGCTGGTACAGAGCCGTTCCCTACAGACAAGGCTTAACTCAAATAAAAGACTCTCGTGGCTATTTTATACATTGTGTGGAGCTCATCTCAGACAGCAGCAGAGGATCTGGAACCAACTACACACTCAgccctgctgctcttcatcacACAGGAGTTTATATgtgcagagcagagagaggagacCCAGCCTATCACACACAGTCCAGCAATCCACACCCTCTATGGATCACAG GTTTGTCTCCTCCAGCAAGTCTGACCATCAGTCCCAGCAGATCTCAACACTTTTACCTGGACTCTCTCTCACTGAGCTGTAAGGGGCAGAGTAACTCTACTGGATGGAAAGTGAGACGATACACACAGAGTGTGTCAGATTGTTCACCAAGCTGGGGATCAGTTACAGGATCTACATGCAACATCAGCTTCCTCTCCACATCTCACACTGGAGTGTACTGGTGTGAGTCTGAATCTGGAGGGAGCAGCAGTCCTGTCAACATCACAGTGCACA GTGGTGCTGTGATTCTGGACAATCCTGTCCATCCTGTGACTGAGGGAGATCCTCTGACTCTACGCTGTTTATATCGCCACACAAAGCCCTCAGACCTCACAGCTGATTTCTATAAAGATGGATCATTCCTCCAGAACCAGACTACAGGAGAGATGACCATCCATACTGTCTCAAAGTCAGATGAAGGTCTCTATCACTGTAAACTCCCAGAGGGAGGAGAATCTCCACAGAGCTGGGTCTCAGTCAGAG GTTCAGCAGCTGACTCTTCTCTCAGTCtggttggagtgtgtgtgggagtgagtTTGACCCTGCTGTTCATCATTGTGCTGATTCTGCTGTGGTTCTACAAATCTAACAAAG GAAACCAGCAGAACAACAACCAGACACAACCAGAGCAGAGTCAAAGAGGGTCAGGAGCTGAAGTCTCTCAGTGTGGATACACTCCACTGGAAGCTG GAAGTGCACACATTTATGACGCTGTTGAACAAGCAA ATGAAGCTGCAGATACACCCAGTGATGTCACTTACTCAGAGATCATCATCAGTAAGAAAAAAGCCAAGAACAGAG GCAAAGAAATTTCTGCACAATCATCACAGATGGACACAATTTACTCCATCCTTCAGTCAGACAAAGCCACAG ATTCTGCTGCTGGATCCTCAGACGTGACGTATGCTGAGATtgaactgaaaaagaaaaagaaacccaAGGAAAAAAAAG AGAAGGTCAGTGTGAACGCTGACACTGTGTACTCAGAGGTGCAGCAGAACACAGACAGAG gtCATGTTTCTGGACTTGGTGAATCAGCATATTTTATTAACTGA